The segment ATAGAGAAGAAATACATTGGCTGCATTGCAGCAAGAGGTCGTGGAGGATATCCAGCACCCAATGGTCCTGGCACCATACCACCAACAAGCTGAGCTGATGGAATATCCACTTTAGCAGCTTTTGATGGATTCTCATCTTCTGCCAGTAAATATAATATCAGTGAGAGGTAAACCAAATTTACGTGATAAATACCACAACTTCTACAATTAAACTCTTAGTACAGTAACAGAAACTGCGAGAAGACTCAGAactgataaatatatatataaaaaaagaagctaactGTATCATGGAAAAATTAGAATTCAACAGTACCTTTAACTTTACCAAAATTGCAAAAATACAAGATAAGAAAAATGACATAAACTAGTTTGTACTGAATAAAAAGCTCAGCCCATTTGCAAGTTGagggaataaaagaaaaaactaaacaaataaaaaggtcTAAAATCCCAAGTTTCAATTTCAGCAATGACGACAAAACTCTAAGATGAAAAGATATAAAACTtaacaaatcaatcaattaacaGAAAAGTAATGATGATAGGCAAGCACATACAATCATTGACACAAAGTAACTTATTGAAAACAACACCAGTCAACTTCCTTACCTTCTTCTCCATAGTGAGCAGCCAGAACATCAGGTGGGATTCCTTGCATTCCATATATTTCAATATCAGTTGATTCTCTTCCAGGTTTTGCATTGGGAACCCTGAACCAAATCCATCATATAGTCAGACAAGGTCGCCTAAATCAACGTAGACCTCGTCAacagcataaaaaacaaaaaacaattctgAATTTCTGAtgcctaaaataaaataaaaaaataacataacattCTCCTCAAGTCAATTTTCAGTCAATCTCACATACATATATCGAAAACCCCGCAAAGAAAAGGTATTGAACAACAAGCAATGTACTGCAAGCAAGCTGGAATTTGTAATCCCAATAAACAAACATTTATAGCCGAACagatcatggttttgaaaaataaatcccaATAATGAAAACTGATGAAACcctaattaatcaaaattaatgatcattGATTCTAATTAATCGCATTCTCCGACTagaactaaaatataaataaaaaggtaagagattaaaaaaaaatgatagacagagagagagagagagaaggggaaaaaaaggagcAGCGAGGCTTTTGGTTATTACTTGGTGACGGATTCTTTGTGGACCTGGAGGACGTGAATGGCCATGCCACCAGCGGTCGATAGCTTTTTATGGCAGACATGGCACTTGAAATGCTTGGCTTTCTGGTGCTGTACTAAAATCTTCTCGTCATCGAATTCCCTATCGCAGTAATAGCACCATACTTTTGACGctgctctcttcttcttctttcccattcGCTCCCAGAATTTAAACTTTCGCTTCTTTCTGCAGGAGCAGCTGTTGATTCTTGTAGAATTTGGGCGGGGTTTTTTCTAGGGTTTCTAGGCCTTTTCTGCTTTCGTCTTCCGAatctgtgtttttatttatcggGTCGGATCTCCTGCTTCGATGTTATTGGCTATTGGGAATCTCAAAGACACCGGTTTCCTTCCCGCGTACGGTCCAATATGTTTAATAAcctgtttatattttaaaatttatttttaatattaatatatctaaaccatctaaaattataaaaataatttaatttaaaataaaaaataaaaacttttaattttttaaaaaaattcttgttaaACGTCGAACTGCCTAATAAAAACGTTTCgtactctttttgtttttcgttTTTCATAAAGAAACGCGTTTTCTCTGCAAGTTTTTCAGTCTGAGAAGAGAGAGAATCAAGGCAACAAACAGAGAAGATGCCCCCCCAAATCAATCGAGAATtctaaaaggtaaaataaaacatcacctgggtttgaattattattgttattattatttctcatTTGACTTGGTGTTTTGATTTCACTTTCCGAAGCTGTTCTTGATTGTGGAGATTTTGGTTTAACCTGGGAACCCGATTTTCTTATCTTTCTAAAATATTCTTTGTttaaccccttttttttttattaaaaaaaacagtatctgttaaatttatttaactgGAAATTGAGCCGCTATTTTGCATCGAAGGAAATTAGGAatcatggttttcttttttcttcagcaATTGAGGTTTACGgagaacaaaaaatgaaaatctagATGGACCTGAAGGAAAGAGGGAGATATGCCATTACTCCCTTTTTTTGTATCCTTTTGCAAAAGCAAATCGATTCTGTGTATGCATAGCTGGTCCTTGTactttgtctttcttttcattGATGTAAATTGATCTATGTTGCCTGCAATTGAACAGGTTCTTGAAGTAACAGACTGAACCTAAAAGTAGCAGGACAGTCTTCAATGGGATATGTTGCTCTTACAAATGATCGTATAACAGATTGGAAAACTATAGTTGTCTAGCTTCACTCTACATGAgtacgagtttttttttttttttctggttataTCTTAAAGCATAAGTAATAGAGTAGTTGGATTGCAATGGATAACATCATCAGTGAAAGCCTGCTTCGTCCCAATTGGAGAAAAGTCGCATATGGAGGAATGCAGCCTGGGTTTGATGATAATCATACTGACGAGTCTTTTCTTGAAGATATGGTCATGAATGCTAATGTTGTTAAGCGGGACATGCTGAAGGTGATGCAAGACTCAGTTTCTATCTCTCAGTATCTGTGCATTGTTACTCTTGTCAGCTTGGTTTGGGCTCACACCCTTCAATCAACCCTTGATGAAAATTCCCTCTTGCTCCTTGATGCAAGCCTTTTTGGATCAGGTTTTTTAGTTCTTCTTTTAACCAAAGAAATGCGTTCCTTGAATCTACTCTTCCATTATATCCTCAATATCTCTTTTTTCACAACTGGGTTATACATGTTGGCTCCTATTTATCACCCTCTCACAAGGTCCATAAGTTCGGACTCCATCTGGGCAGTTACTGTTACACTTGTCATACTTCATCTCTTCCTGCATGACTATTCAGGATCGACCATTAAAGCTCCTGTGGCCCTAAAAAATCCAAGCTTAACCAGTTGTGTATCCTTAAATGCTTCTGTTGTCGCTTCAGTTTTTATTGCGTCTCGCCTTCCATCAAGGCTGCATGTGTTTGCCATCATGCTATTTTCCTTGCAAGTCTTCCTTTTTGCTCCATTTGTCACTTACTGTATCAAGAAATTCTCCTTTCGCTTGCACCTTGTGTTTTCTTTTGGGTTGATGGCCGTGACCCTGGCTCTGGTTTATACACTGCACCACTTACTTTTCATGCTACTGCTTGGTTTCTTGGTGTTTATAAGTGTTGTCTGTCCTTATTGGCTCATAAGAATTCAGGAATACAAGTTTGAGATCAATGGCCCTTGGGATGAGGCTAAGCTTTGTTTCAATGTAACAGA is part of the Populus nigra chromosome 8, ddPopNigr1.1, whole genome shotgun sequence genome and harbors:
- the LOC133701061 gene encoding phosphatidylinositol N-acetylglucosaminyltransferase subunit C-like, coding for MDNIISESLLRPNWRKVAYGGMQPGFDDNHTDESFLEDMVMNANVVKRDMLKVMQDSVSISQYLCIVTLVSLVWAHTLQSTLDENSLLLLDASLFGSGFLVLLLTKEMRSLNLLFHYILNISFFTTGLYMLAPIYHPLTRSISSDSIWAVTVTLVILHLFLHDYSGSTIKAPVALKNPSLTSCVSLNASVVASVFIASRLPSRLHVFAIMLFSLQVFLFAPFVTYCIKKFSFRLHLVFSFGLMAVTLALVYTLHHLLFMLLLGFLVFISVVCPYWLIRIQEYKFEINGPWDEAKLCFNVTD